The Changchengzhania lutea genomic sequence AATACAACTTGCTAAATAGTGAAGGTCATATTAAATATTATATCATCACATCAATAGTTATGGGATTTCTTTATTTAACCAGACCCATGTTTATTTATTTCCCTGTAATATTTATATGTTTTTTCTTAATTAAAAATTATAAATCTGGACTGAAAAAACTAATAACACCGATATTCATCATTGCTCTATTTCCTGCAATTAGCTTTTATACTTGGTGTTCGCTAAATAAAAAAAATATTGGCTACTTTACCAGCTCTTATTTTATTGGCTATAATCTTGCACAAACTGCTACCTCATTTTTTGAAAAAGTCCCTGATGAAGACAAAGAAATAAGAGACATTTTTTTAAAGCACAGATCTTATATTGAAGAAAACAAAACTGAGGATTATCCCATGACCGTTTGGTATGCTTATCCTGATTTAAGAGAAGCCACAAAATTGAGTCCTCATGATTTATCTCATAAACTAGGTGAAATTTCCAAGGCTTTGTTCAAAAAATATCCGCATTTATATTTGAGACAAGTACTTGTTTCATGGTTAGATTTTTGGGGTACAGGATCTACATTTCTTGTAAATAAAGAAAAGTTCAAAAATGTTGTCCCCAAATATCTGGTATATGGCATTTGGAAAATTATTCAACAATATTTACTCATATTAATTAATATTTTGTTTGTTATTTTCTCAGCAAGAAGAATATTTCAATTTGTAAAATCAAAATTCAACTATTTTGATCTAGATTTATTTTTGGTCCTGATTGTTATTGGAGGCTCTGTTGCTCAAGCTCTTGTTGCTTATGGTAATAATTCCAGATTTGTATTCCCTTTTTTACCATTAATTGTTTACTTTGTCATTGTTAATCTAATCGAATTAAAACAGAAAACCCAAATATAAAAACATGCCAGATACCATTCTACAATTAAAGGACGCAGCTATTTATCAAGGTGATAGTTTGGTGCTTTCTAATGTAAACGTTGAAATTAATAAAGGTGAGTTTGTTTACCTCATTGGAAAAACAGGCACAGGCAAAAGTAGTTTTATGAAAACGCTTTATGGCGATTTGCCTTTAACGGAAGGGACCGGGCATATTGTAGATTACGATTTAAAAGATTTAAAAGAAAAAGATATTCCATTCTTAAGACGAAAATTGGGCGTTGTTTTTCAGGATTTCAAATTATTGACGGATAGGACCATAAACGAAAATTTGCGCTTTGTTTTAAAAGCAAC encodes the following:
- a CDS encoding glycosyltransferase family protein, encoding MYRKLYAFILKRPLQNLLLIGITLRVLILIFYDGVTIFPDSKTYVELSSHITNLDFNNYSGRRTPGFPLLISLAGGSLYLTIIFQQVIGLLNIILIYDFSLNKILNKATAFWITLITSTFMHFIFYEFAILTETLSLFLTILTFWLIQKYNLLNSEGHIKYYIITSIVMGFLYLTRPMFIYFPVIFICFFLIKNYKSGLKKLITPIFIIALFPAISFYTWCSLNKKNIGYFTSSYFIGYNLAQTATSFFEKVPDEDKEIRDIFLKHRSYIEENKTEDYPMTVWYAYPDLREATKLSPHDLSHKLGEISKALFKKYPHLYLRQVLVSWLDFWGTGSTFLVNKEKFKNVVPKYLVYGIWKIIQQYLLILINILFVIFSARRIFQFVKSKFNYFDLDLFLVLIVIGGSVAQALVAYGNNSRFVFPFLPLIVYFVIVNLIELKQKTQI